A single window of Labeo rohita strain BAU-BD-2019 chromosome 4, IGBB_LRoh.1.0, whole genome shotgun sequence DNA harbors:
- the LOC127164249 gene encoding uncharacterized protein LOC127164249 isoform X2, which yields MDAEQCLAKKRTWQQVKIRNKNILQAGFKKKACMSGPQTQDFTTAEELNKGKPVMEGIQGGTDTDSGPARETDLFKQVSGNTLTHLEPPVYDPREGTSAVECTSDDDDDDVSLDSRRLEDPDTVQPGNINSQTVRPLYTMHLKRQIELAEVKIKVNKRKLQDMDTETEIKRKTLRKLDLEIQKLERELQADK from the exons ATGGACGCAG AACAATGTCTGGCCAAAAAAAGGACCTGGCAGCAAGTCAAAATTAGGAACAAGAACATTTTGCAGGCTG gatttaaaaaaaaggcttgTATGTCTGGTCCTCAAACACAAGACTTCACCACAGCAGAAGAGCTGAATAAAGGGAAGCCAGTGATGGAAGGGATCCAGGGAGGGACAGACACTGACTCTGGCCCTGCAAGAGAAACTGACCTCTTCAAACAAG TGTCTGGTAACACACTTACACATCTGGAGCCACCAGTCTATGATCCG AGGGAAGGCACATCCGCAGTGGAGTGCACTTCGGATGACGACGATGATGATGTGTCGCTGGACTCCAGAAGGCTTGAG GATCCAGATACTGTGCAGCCTGGTAACATA AATTCACAAACTGTCAGACCTCTCTACACCATGCATCTTAAGAGACAGATAGAGCTGGCAGAAGTCAAGATCAAAGTGAACAAAAGGAAGCTGCAGGACATGGACACTGAGACAGAAATTAAACGCAAGACACTGAGGAAACTGGACTTGGAAATACAGAAACTAGAAAGAGAA
- the LOC127164249 gene encoding uncharacterized protein LOC127164249 isoform X3: MDAEQCLAKKRTWQQVKIRNKNILQAGFKKKACMSGPQTQDFTTAEELNKGKPVMEGIQGGTDTDSGPARETDLFKQVSGNTLTHLEPPVYDPREGTSAVECTSDDDDDDVSLDSRRLENSQTVRPLYTMHLKRQIELAEVKIKVNKRKLQDMDTETEIKRKTLRKLDLEIQKLERELQADK, from the exons ATGGACGCAG AACAATGTCTGGCCAAAAAAAGGACCTGGCAGCAAGTCAAAATTAGGAACAAGAACATTTTGCAGGCTG gatttaaaaaaaaggcttgTATGTCTGGTCCTCAAACACAAGACTTCACCACAGCAGAAGAGCTGAATAAAGGGAAGCCAGTGATGGAAGGGATCCAGGGAGGGACAGACACTGACTCTGGCCCTGCAAGAGAAACTGACCTCTTCAAACAAG TGTCTGGTAACACACTTACACATCTGGAGCCACCAGTCTATGATCCG AGGGAAGGCACATCCGCAGTGGAGTGCACTTCGGATGACGACGATGATGATGTGTCGCTGGACTCCAGAAGGCTTGAG AATTCACAAACTGTCAGACCTCTCTACACCATGCATCTTAAGAGACAGATAGAGCTGGCAGAAGTCAAGATCAAAGTGAACAAAAGGAAGCTGCAGGACATGGACACTGAGACAGAAATTAAACGCAAGACACTGAGGAAACTGGACTTGGAAATACAGAAACTAGAAAGAGAA
- the LOC127164249 gene encoding uncharacterized protein LOC127164249 isoform X1 — translation MALITEETEDMKIEETFRVKHEDTEEQTALSIKHEDTEDQTKTPFIKEESEDMRIEETHEDTEKQTVKTAGSTVRQCPHCRNKMNCRNRRCVKCGKLLDFKHRQSVRLAKFRAQAQQWATTTIKSRNQSKVLDNLTVMMEKLKALGYVPLLLLGKCSKAQKWTAEVQCPLEFPPEGHGVMEKMLILFEHILQANHLSTWQQKESTKKDGRRTMSGQKKDLAASQN, via the exons ATGGCGTTAATTACAGAGGAGACTGAAGACATGAAGATTGAAGAAACATTCAGagtcaaacatgaagatactgaagaacaaacag CATTGAGCATCAAACATGAAGATACAGAGGACCAAACAAAGACGCCATTTATTAAAGAAGAGAGTGAAGACATGAGGATTGAAGAAACACATGAAGATACTGAgaaacaaacag TCAAAACAGCAGGTTCAACTGTGCGTCAATGCCCCCACTGCCGGAACAAGATGAATTGCCGAAACCGGCGTTGTGTTAAG tGTGGAAAATTGCTCGATTTTAAACACAGACAATCAGTACGATTGGCAAAGTTTCGTGCCCAAGCCCAACAGTGGGCAACAACAACTATTAAGTCTCGAAATCAATCAAAAGTTCTCGACAATCTAACTGTCATG ATGGAAAAGCTTAAAGCTCTTGGATATGTCCCTCTTCTTTTACTGGGGAAATGTTCCAAGGCCCAAAAGTGGACAGCAGAGGTTCAGTGTCCCCTTGAGTTCCCACCTGAGGGACATGGTGTGATGGAAAAAATGCTCATACTTTTTGAGCATATTTTACAGG CAAATCATCTGTCAACATGGCAGCAAAAAGAAAGCACCAAAAAAGATGGACGCAG AACAATGTCTGGCCAAAAAAAGGACCTGGCAGCAAGTCAAAATTAG
- the LOC127164240 gene encoding gastrula zinc finger protein XlCGF49.1: protein MVFIKEEFEDMKIEETFRVKHEDTEEQTDLMLLKKQSEKLNEMEDKDQYEKHDFTREDLFNCSHTSEKRAQKTGARSHFICQQCGKSFFKKGNLKEHMKIHTGEKPYTCPQCGLSFTQKGTLNRHMKIHTGEKPHTCKLCGNSFMRKGDIQKHMRVHTGEKPYTCRQCGRSFRQQGNLNIHMSVHTGERYFNCQQCGKSFTTKGNLVVHTRIHNGEKPFICPKCGKSFCQQGNLNVHMRIHTGKKPYTCQQCGNSFRCKISLNNHTRIHSRQFRVLSV, encoded by the exons ATGGTGTTTATTAAAGAAGAGTTTGAAGACATGAAGATTGAAGAAACATTCAGagtcaaacatgaagatactgaggaacaaacag ACCTGATGCTGCTGAAAAAGCAAagtgaaaaactaaatgaaatggaAGACAAAGATCAGTATGAGAAACATGATTTCACTAGAGAAGATTTGTTTAATTGCTCACACACTTCAGAAAAGAGAGCTCAAAAGACAGGAGCTAGAAGTCATTTCATCTGCCAAcaatgtggaaaaagtttctttaaaaaaggaaaccttaaagagcacatgaaaattcacactggagagaaaccttacacATGCCCTCAATGTGGACTAAGTTTCACTCAGAAAGGAACCCTTAACAGGCACATGAAAattcacaccggagagaagccTCACACCTGCAAACTGTGCGGAAATAGTTTCATGCGAAAAGGAGACATTCAAAaacacatgagagttcacactggagagaagccttataCCTGCCGACAGTGTGGGAGGAGTTTCCGTCAACAAGGAAATCTCAACATCCACATGAGCGTTCACACCGGAGAGAGATATTTCAACTGCCAAcaatgtggaaaaagtttcacTACAAAGGGGAACCTTGTAGTCCACACAAGAATTCACAATGGAGAAAAGCCATTCATATGCCCcaagtgtggaaagagtttctgTCAACAAGGAAACCTCAACgtccacatgagaattcacactggaaaGAAGCCTtacacctgccaacagtgtggaaataGTTTCAGATGCAAAATATCGCTTAATAACCACACAAGGATTCACTCGAGACAGTTTCGTGTTTTATCAGTGTGA